The Drosophila bipectinata strain 14024-0381.07 chromosome 2L, DbipHiC1v2, whole genome shotgun sequence genome has a segment encoding these proteins:
- the Mhc gene encoding myosin heavy chain, muscle isoform X5 produces the protein MPKPAPNLEDEDPTPYLFVSLEQRRIDQSKPYDSKKNCWIPDEKEGYLLGEIKATKGDIVSVGLPGGETRDLKKDLLQQVNPPKYEKAEDMSNLTYLNDASVLHNLRQRYYNKLIYTYSGLFCVAINPYKRYPVYTNRCAKMYRGKRRNEVPPHIFAISDGAYVDMLTNHVNQSMLITGESGAGKTENTKKVIAYFATVGASTKKDESQKNKGSLEDQVVQTNPVLEAFGNAKTVRNDNSSRFGKFIRIHFGPTGKLAGADIETYLLEKARVISQQSLERSYHIFYQIMSGSVAGVKDICLLTDNIYDYHIVSQGKVTVPSIDDAEEFSLTDQAFDILGFTKQEKEDVYRITAAVMHMGGMKFKQRGREEQAEQDGEEEGGRVSKLFGCDTAELYKNLLKPRIKVGNEFVTQGRNVQQVTNSIGALCKGVFDRLFKWLVKKCNETLDTQQKRQHFIGVLDIAGFEIFDYNGFEQLCINFTNEKLQQFFNHHMFVLEQEEYKREGIDWAFIDFGMDLLACIDLIEKPMGILSILEEESMFPKATDQTFSEKLTNTHLGKSAPFQKPKPPKPGQQAAHFAIGHYAGVVAYNITGWLEKNKDPLNDTVVDQFKKSQNKLLIEIFADHAGQSGGGEQAKGGRGKKGGGFATVSSAYKEQLNSLMTTLRSTQPHFVRCIIPNEMKQPGLVDAHLVMHQLTCNGVLEGIRICRKGFPNRMVYPDFKMRYQILNPRGIKDLDDPKKASKVLIESTELSDDLYRLGHTKVFFRAGVLGQMEEFRDERLGKIMSWMQAWARGYLSRKGFKKLQEQRVALKVVQRNLRKYLQLRTWPWYKLWQKVKPLLNVSRIEDEIARLEEKAKKAEELHAAEVKVRKELEALNAKLLAEKTALLDSLSGEKGQLQDFQERNAKLTAQKNDLENQLRDIQERLTQEEDARNQLFQQKKKADQEISGLKKDIEDLELNIQKAEQDKATKDHQIRNLNDEIAHQDELINKLNKEKKMQGESNQKTGEELQAAEDKINHLNKVKAKLEQTLDELEDSLEREKKVRGDVEKSKRKVEGDLKLTQEAVADLERNKKELEQTIQRKDKELSSITAKLEDEQVVVGKHQRQIKELQARIEELEEEVEAERQARAKAEKQRADLARELEELGERLEEAGGATSAQIELNKKREAELSKLRRDLEEANIQHESTLANLRKKHNDAVAEMAEQVDQLNKLKAKAEKEKNEYYGQLNDLRAGVDHITNEKAAQEKIAKQLQHTLNEVQSKLDETNRTLNDFDASKKKLSIENSDLLRQLEEAESQVSQLSKIKISLTTQLEDTKRLADEESRERATLLGKFRNLEHDLDNLREQVEEEAEGKADLQRQLSKANAEAQVWRSKYESDGVARSEELEEAKRKLQARLAEAEETIESLNQKCIGLEKTKQRLSTEVEDLQLEVDRANAIANAAEKKQKAFDKIIGEWKLKVDDLAAELDASQKECRNYSTELFRLKGAYEEGQEQLEAVRRENKNLADEVKDLLDQIGEGGRNIHEIEKARKRLEAEKDELQAALEEAEAALEQEENKVLRAQLELSQVRQEIDRRIQEKEEEFENTRKNHQRALDSMQASLEAEAKGKAEALRMKKKLEADINELEIALDHANKANAEAQKNIKRYQQQLKDIQTALEEEQRARDDAREQLGISERRANALQNELEESRTLLEQADRGRRQAEQELADAHEQLNEVSAQNASISAAKRKLESELQTLHSDLDELLNEAKNSEEKAKKAMVDAARLADELRAEQDHAQTQEKLRKALEQQIKELQVRLDEAEANALKGGKKAIQKLEQRVRELENELDGEQRRHADAQKNLRKSERRIKELSFQSEEDRKNHERMQDLVDKLQQKIKTYKRQIEEAEEIAALNLAKFRKAQQELEEAEERADLAEQAISKFRAKGRAGSVGRGASPAPRATSVRPQFDGLAFPPRFDLAPENEF, from the exons ATGCCGAAGCCAGCTCCAAATCTTGAGGATGAGGATCCCACCCCATACCTGTTCGTGTCTCTGGAACAGAGACGTATCGATCAATCGAAACCCTATGATTCGAAGAAGAACTGTTGGATCCCCGACGAGAAGGAGGGTTATCTCCTTGGTGAGATCAAGGCCACCAAGGGCGATATCGTCTCCGTCGGCTTGCCTGGTGGAGAG acacGAGACCTCAAGAAAGATCTGCTCCAGCAAGTGAACCCTCCAAAATACGAAAAAGCTGAGGATATGTCCAACTTGACATACCTTAACGATGCCTCTGTGCTCCATAACTTGAGACAGAGATACTACAACAAGCTCATCTAC ACCTACTCTGGTCTTTTCTGCGTTGCCATCAATCCTTACAAGCGCTACCCCGTATATACCAACCGTTGCGCTAAGATGTACCGTGGCAAGCGCCGTAATGAGGTGCCACCCCACATTTTCGCCATCTCTGACGGTGCCTACGTCGACATGTTGACCAACCACGTGAATCAATCTATGTTGATCACCGGTGAGTCTGGTGCCGGAAAGACTGAGAACACCAAGAAGGTCATTGCGTACTTCGCCACTGTTGGCGCTTCCACCAAGAAGGATGAGTCGCAGAAGAACAAGGGTTCCCTGGAAGATCAGGTTGTGCAGACTAACCCTGTGCTTGAGGCTTTCGGTAATGCCAAGACCGTGCGTAACGATAACTCTTCTCGTTTC GGTAAATTCATCCGTATCCACTTCGGACCTACTGGTAAACTGGCTGGTGCTGATATTGAGACCT ATCTGCTGGAGAAGGCCCGTGTCATCTCCCAGCAGTCCCTGGAGCGTTCCTACCACATCTTCTACCAGATCATGTCTGGCTCCGTTGCCGGTGTTAAAG ACATTTGTCTGTTGACCGATAACATCTACGATTACCACATTGTCTCCCAGGGCAAGGTCACTGTACCCAGTATCGATGATGCTGAGGAGTTCTCCCTCACCGAT CAAGCCTTCGACATTCTGGGCTTCACCAAGCAGGAGAAGGAGGATGTGTACAGGATCACCGCCGCTGTCATGCACATGGGTGGCATGAAGTTCAAGCAACGTGGTCGCGAGGAGCAGGCTGAGCAGGACGGTGAGGAGGAGGGTGGCCGTGTGTCCAAGCTGTTCGGCTGCGACACCGCTGAGCTGTACAAGAACTTGCTCAAGCCCCGCATCAAGGTCGGTAACGAGTTCGTCACCCAGGGCCGTAACGTCCAGCAGGTCACCAACTCGATCGgtgccctctgcaagggtgtcTTCGATCGTCTGTTCAAGTGGCTGGTCAAGAAGTGTAACGAGACTCTGGATACCCAGCAGAAGCGTCAGCACTTCATTGGTGTACTGGATATTGCTGGTTTTGAAATCTTCGAC TACAACGGTTTCGAGCAACTGTGTATTAACTTCACCAACGAGAAGTTGCAACAATTCTTCAACCATCACATGTTCGTTTTGGAGCAAGAAGAATACAAGAGGGAAGGTATCGATTGGGCCTTCATCGATTTCGGTATGGACTTGTTGGCCTGTATCGATCTGATTGAAAAG CCTATGGGTATCCTGTCCATCCTTGAAGAAGAGTCTATGTTCCCCAAGGCCACCGATCAGACCTTCTCGGAGAAGCTGACCAACACCCATTTGGGCAAGTCGGCTCCATTCCAGAAGCCCAAGCCCCCAAAGCCCGGCCAGCAGGCTGCCCACTTTGCCATCGGCCATTATGCTGGTGTTGTGGCCTACAACATCACCGGTTGGTTGGAGAAGAACAAGGATCCTCTGAACGACACTGTTGTCGACCAGTTCAAGAAGTCGCAGAACAAGCTGCTGATCGAAATCTTCGCCGATCACGCCGGACAGTCGGGCGGCGGTGAACAGGCCAAGGGAGGTCGTGGCAAGAAGGGCGGTGGCTTCGCCACTGTGTCCTCTGCCTACAAGGAGCAGTTGAACAGCTTGATGACCACTCTGCGCTCCACCCAGCCTCACTTCGTCCGTTGCATCATTCCCAACGAGATGAAGCAGCCTGGACTTGTTGATGCCCACTTGGTCATGCACCAGCTGACCTGTAACGGTGTGCTTGAAGGTATCCGTATTTGCCGTAAGGGCTTCCCCAACAGGATGGTCTACCCTGACTTCAAGATGCG GTACCAGATTCTGAACCCCCGTGGCATTAAGGATCTTGATGATCCCAAGAAAGCCTCCAAGGTTCTGATTGAGTCCACTGAGCTGAGCGATGACCTCTACCGTCTGGGTCACACCAAG GTGTTCTTCCGCGCCGGTGTCCTGGGTCAGATGGAGGAGTTCCGTGATGAGCGTCTGGGCAAGATCATGTCCTGGATGCAGGCCTGGGCCCGTGGTTACCTGTCCCGTAAGGGCTTCAAGAAGCTCCAGGAACAGCGCGTCGCCCTCAAGGTTGTCCAGCGCAATCTGCGCAAATACCTGCAGCTCCGCACCTGGCCATGGTACAAACTGTGGCAGAAGGTCAAGCCCCTCCTCAACGTCAGCCGTATCGAGGATGAGATTGCC CGTCTGGAGGAGAAGGCCAAGAAGGCTGAGGAACTGCATGCCGCTGAAGTGAAAGTACGCAAGGAGCTGGAGGCCCTCAACGCCAAGCTGTTGGCTGAGAAGACCGCCCTGCTGGACTCTCTGTCCGGTGAGAAGGGTCAGCTGCAGGACTTCCAGGAGCGCAACGCCAAGTTGACCGCCCAGAAGAACGACCTCGAGAACCAGCTGCGC GACATCCAAGAGCGCCTGACTCAGGAGGAAGATGCCCGCAACCAGCTGTTCCAGCAGAAGAAGAAGGCCGACCAGGAGATCTCTGGCCTGAAGAAGGACATCGAGGATCTGGAGCTGAACATCCAGAAGGCCGAGCAGGACAAGGCCACCAAGGATCACCAGATCCGCAACTTGAACGACGAGATCGCCCACCAGGATGAGCTCATCAACAAGCTGAACAAGGAGAAGAAGATGCAGGGCGAGTCCAACCAGAAGACTGGTGAGGAACTGCAGGCCGCCGAGGACAAGATCAACCACTTGAACAAGGTTAAGGCCAAGCTCGAGCAGACCCTCGACGAGCTCGAGGACTCTCTGGAGCGCGAGAAGAAGGTGCGCGGCGATGTTGAGAAGTCCAAGCGCAAGGTTGAGGGCGACCTCAAGCTCACCCAGGAGGCTGTTGCCGATCTAGAGCGCAACAAGAAGGAACTGGAGCAGACCATCCAGCGCAAGGACAAGGAGCTATCCTCCATCACCGCCAAGCTCGAGGATGAGCAGGTCGTGGTTGGCAAGCACCAGCGCCAGATCAAGGAACTGCAGGCCCGCATTGAGGAGCTCGAGGAGGAGGTCGAGGCTGAGCGCCAGGCCCGCGCCAAGGCTGAGAAGCAGCGCGCCGATCTGGCCCGCGAGCTTGAGGAATTGGGCGAGCGTCTGGAGGAGGCTGGCGGTGCCACCTCTGCCCAGATTGAGCTCAACAAGAAGCGTGAGGCTGAGCTCAGCAAGCTCCGTCGCGATCTTGAGGAGGCCAACATCCAGCACGAGTCCACCCTGGCTAACCTGCGCAAGAAGCACAACGATGCCGTCGCCGAGATGGCCGAGCAGGTTGATCAGCTCAACAAGCTGAAGGCTAA GGCTGAGAAGGAGAAGAACGAGTACTACGGCCAGTTGAACGATCTGCGTGCCGGTGTCGACCACATTACCAACGAGAAG gcTGCCCAGGAGAAGATCGCCAAGCAGCTGCAGCACACCCTCAACGAAGTCCAGTCCAAATTGGATGAGACCAACAGGACTCTGAACGACTTCGATGCCAGCAAGAAGAAGCTGTCCATTGAGAACTCCGATCTGCTCCGCCAGCTGGAGGAGGCCGAGTCCCAGGTGTCTCAGCTGTCCAAGATCAAGATCTCCCTGACCACCCAGCTTGAGGATACCAAGCGTCTGGCCGATGAGGAGTCCCGCGAGCGCGCCACCCTTCTGGGCAAGTTCCGCAACCTGGAGCACGACCTGGACAACCTGCGCGAACAGGTTGAGGAGGAGGCTGAGGGCAAGGCTGATCTGCAGCGCCAGCTCAGCAAGGCCAACGCCGAGGCCCAGGTCTGGCGTAGCAAGTACGAGTCCGATGGTGTTGCCCGCTCtgaggagctggaggaggcCAAGAGGAAGCTGCAGGCCCGTCTCGCCGAGGCTGAGGAGACCATTGAGTCCCTCAACCAGAAGTGCATCGGCCTGGAGAAGACCAAGCAGCGCCTGTCCACCGAAGTGGAGGATCTGCAGCTGGAGGTCGACCGTGCCAACGCCATTGCCAACGCTGCCGAGAAGAAGCAGAAGGCCTTCGACAAGATCATCGGCGAGTGGAAGCTCAAGGTCGATGATTTGGCCGCTGAGCTGGATGCCTCCCAGAAGGAGTGCCGCAACTACTCCACCGAGCTGTTCCGTCTGAAGGGTGCCTACGAGGAGGGCCAGGAGCAGCTGGAGGCTGTGCGTCGTGAGAACAAGAACTTGGCTGATGAGGTCAAGGATCTGCTCGACCAGATCGGTGAGGGTGGCCGCAACATCCATGAGATCGAGAAGGCCCGCAAGCGCCTGGAGGCTGAGAAGGACGAGCTCCAGGCCGCCCTTGAGGAGGCTGAGGCTGCTCTTGAGCAGGAGGAGAACAAGGTGCTGCGCGCCCAGCTGGAGCTGTCCCAGGTCCGCCAGGAAATCGACCGCCGCATCCAGGAGAAGGAAGAGGAGTTCGAGAACACCCGCAAGAACCACCAGCGCGCCCTCGACTCCATGCAGGCTTCCCTTGAGGCTGAGGCCAAGGGCAAGGCTGAGGCCCTGCGCATGAAGAAGAAGCTGGAGGCTGACATCAACGAGCTGGAGATTGCTCTGGATCATGCCAACAAG GCTAACGCCGAGGCCCAGAAGAACATCAAGCGTTACCAGCAACAGCTTAAGGACATCCAGACCGCCCTCGAGGAGGAGCAGCGCGCCCGCGACGATGCCCGCGAACAGCTGGGTATCTCCGAGCGTCGTGCCAACGCCCTCCAGAACGAACTGGAGGAGTCGCGCACTCTGTTGGAGCAGGCCGACCGTGGCCGTCGCCAGGCCGAGCAGGAACTGGCCGATGCCCACGAGCAGTTGAACGAGGTTTCCGCCCAGAACGCCTCCATCTCCGCTGCCAAGAGGAAGCTGGAGTCTGAGCTGCAGACCCTGCACTCCGACCTGGACGAACTCTTGAACGAGGCCAAGAACTCCGAGGAGAAGGCCAAGAAGGCTATGGTTGATGCCGCCCGCCTGGCTGATGAGCTCCGCGCTGAGCAGGATCATGCCCAGACCCAGGAGAAATTGAGGAAGGCTTTGGAGCAGCAGATCAAGGAGCTCCAGGTCCGTCTCGACGAGGCCGAGGCCAACGCCCTCAAGGGAGGCAAGAAGGCCATCCAGAAGCTGGAGCAGCGCGTCCGCGAGCTCGAGAACGAGCTGGATGGTGAGCAGAGGCGACATGCCGATGCCCAGAAGAACTTGCGCAAGTCTGAGCGCCGCATCAAGGAGCTGAGCTTCCAGTCTGAGGAGGACCGCAAGAACCACGAACGCATGCAGGATCTGGTCGACAAGCTGCAACAGAAGATCAAGACATACAAGAGGCAGATCGAGGAGGCTGAGGAAATCGCTGCCCTCAACTTGGCCAAATTCCGCAAGGCTcagcaggagctggaggaggcTGAGGAGCGTGCCGATCTGGCCGAGCAGGCCATCAGCAAATTCCGCGCCAAGGGACGTGCCGGTTCTGTCGGTCGTGGTGCCAGCCCAGCG CCCCGTGCGACGTCCGTCAGGCCACAATTCGACGGATTGGCCTTCCCACCAAGATTCGACCTTGCTCCTGAAAACGAATTCTAA